A genomic region of Dreissena polymorpha isolate Duluth1 unplaced genomic scaffold, UMN_Dpol_1.0 chrUn030, whole genome shotgun sequence contains the following coding sequences:
- the LOC127863727 gene encoding uncharacterized protein LOC127863727 isoform X3, with protein MPKDNKDDLCLEDVRTDGSYCNMLVELVFDILSERLWTSPFTNYHVFGQSVMMPMEDRSTTQQYRLIDTTCTGEHVTSEKQTIRTIDATCTGEHISADQQTVRSIDTICTGEHMTADQPTVRTNDSTTSNEDTSLTIERLESRVEEDAQPSYQDYSDINGPDSNDNCVTIYNRRINHELNKAVDKAVDCIDQRAEGALLSISREGREVLKNKQSSVILKDSDKAKKDFLVIHSEIDERQAWLFMKNIKETGNKNNIMPPVTGELLCHIPGGEGTLGSVGAWYDKYRCILVFVTNEFQTDYYKKYHSESVIVWGLDVGGDKLYRVVPVWVDPSRKTCTIPFLKPIGGGIPYPRKMTSSSEEHVLTTLQYFRDKFP; from the exons ATGCCGAAAGATAACAAAGACGATCTATGTTTGGAAGACGTTCGAACAGATGGAAGTTACTGTAACATGCTAGTTGAACTTGTGTTTGACATTCTATCTGAGCGACTTTGGACATCACCATTTACAAATTACCACgtctttg GACAAAGTGTCATGATGCCGATGGAAGACAGATCTACAACTCAACAATATCGATTGATTGATACTACCTGTACAG GTGAACATGTTACTTCTGAAAAGCAAACTATCCGCACGATTGATGCTACCTGTACAGGTGAACATATTTCTGCTGATCAGCAAACTGTCCGCTCGATTGATACTATCTGCACAGGTGAACACATGACCGCTGATCAGCCAACTGTCCGCACGAATGACAGTACAACGAGCAACGAAG ACACATCGTTAACAATTGAGCGACTCGAATCCAGGGTTGAAGAAGACGCACAACCATCCTATCAAGACTATTCGGATATAAATGGGCCAGACAGCAACGATAATTGTGTGACAATTTATAATAGACGTATTAATCACGAATTGAATAAGGCTGTAGATAAGGCTGTAGATTGTATTGATCAGAGAGCAGAAGGTGCGCTTTTATCAATTTCTCGGGAAGGAAGGGAAgttcttaaaaacaaacaaagtaGTGTCATTTTAAAAGACTCAGATAAAG CCAAAAAGGACTTTCTTGTAATTCATTCAGAAATTGATGAGCGACAAGCGTGGCTGTTTATGAAAAACATAAAAGAAACAggtaataaaaacaacattatgcCACCTGTGACGGGTGAATTGCTTTGTCATATTCCTGGTGGAGAAGGTACTTTGGGCAGCGTAGGTGCATGGTATGACAAATATAGGTGTATCCTTGTATTTGTAACAAACGAATTTCAGACTGATTATTACAAAAAGTATCATAGCGAATCTGTGATCGTATGGGGTCTAGACGTTGGAGGAGACAAACTCTATAGAGTGGTGCCGGTGTGGGTGGATCCCTCGAGGAAAACATGCACGATACCGTTCCTAAAACCAATCGGAGGAGGGATCCCCTACCCTAGGAAAATGACAAGTTCTTCCGAAGAACATGTGCTGACAACCCTTCAGTACTTTCGGGATAAATTTCCGTAA
- the LOC127863727 gene encoding uncharacterized protein LOC127863727 isoform X2 — protein MPKDNKDDLCLEDVRTDGSYCNMLVELVFDILSERLWTSPFTNYHVFGQSVMMPMEDRSTTQQYRLIDTTCTGEHITSEKQTIRTIDATCTGEHISADQQTVRSIDTICTGEHMTADQPTVRTNDSTTSNEDTSLTIERLESRVEEDAQPSYQDYSDINGPDSNDNCVTIYNRRINHELNKAVDKAVDCIDQRAEGALLSISREGREVLKNKQSSVILKDSDKAKKDFLVIHSEIDERQAWLFMKNIKETGNKNNIMPPVTGELLCHIPGGEGTLGSVGAWYDKYRCILVFVTNEFQTDYYKKYHSESVIVWGLDVGGDKLYRVVPVWVDPSRKTCTIPFLKPIGGGIPYPRKMTSSSEEHVLTTLQYFRDKFP, from the exons ATGCCGAAAGATAACAAAGACGATCTATGTTTGGAAGACGTTCGAACAGATGGAAGTTACTGTAACATGCTAGTTGAACTTGTGTTTGACATTCTATCTGAGCGACTTTGGACATCACCATTTACAAATTACCACgtctttg GACAAAGTGTCATGATGCCGATGGAAGACAGATCTACAACTCAACAATATCGATTGATTGATACTACCTGTACAGGTGAACATATTACTTCTGAAAAGCAAACTATCCGCACGATTGATGCTACCTGTACAG GTGAACATATTTCTGCTGATCAGCAAACTGTCCGCTCGATTGATACTATCTGCACAGGTGAACACATGACCGCTGATCAGCCAACTGTCCGCACGAATGACAGTACAACGAGCAACGAAG ACACATCGTTAACAATTGAGCGACTCGAATCCAGGGTTGAAGAAGACGCACAACCATCCTATCAAGACTATTCGGATATAAATGGGCCAGACAGCAACGATAATTGTGTGACAATTTATAATAGACGTATTAATCACGAATTGAATAAGGCTGTAGATAAGGCTGTAGATTGTATTGATCAGAGAGCAGAAGGTGCGCTTTTATCAATTTCTCGGGAAGGAAGGGAAgttcttaaaaacaaacaaagtaGTGTCATTTTAAAAGACTCAGATAAAG CCAAAAAGGACTTTCTTGTAATTCATTCAGAAATTGATGAGCGACAAGCGTGGCTGTTTATGAAAAACATAAAAGAAACAggtaataaaaacaacattatgcCACCTGTGACGGGTGAATTGCTTTGTCATATTCCTGGTGGAGAAGGTACTTTGGGCAGCGTAGGTGCATGGTATGACAAATATAGGTGTATCCTTGTATTTGTAACAAACGAATTTCAGACTGATTATTACAAAAAGTATCATAGCGAATCTGTGATCGTATGGGGTCTAGACGTTGGAGGAGACAAACTCTATAGAGTGGTGCCGGTGTGGGTGGATCCCTCGAGGAAAACATGCACGATACCGTTCCTAAAACCAATCGGAGGAGGGATCCCCTACCCTAGGAAAATGACAAGTTCTTCCGAAGAACATGTGCTGACAACCCTTCAGTACTTTCGGGATAAATTTCCGTAA
- the LOC127863727 gene encoding uncharacterized protein LOC127863727 isoform X1 — protein sequence MPKDNKDDLCLEDVRTDGSYCNMLVELVFDILSERLWTSPFTNYHVFGQSVMMPMEDRSTTQQYRLIDTTCTGEHITSEKQTIRTIDATCTGEHVTSEKQTIRTIDATCTGEHISADQQTVRSIDTICTGEHMTADQPTVRTNDSTTSNEDTSLTIERLESRVEEDAQPSYQDYSDINGPDSNDNCVTIYNRRINHELNKAVDKAVDCIDQRAEGALLSISREGREVLKNKQSSVILKDSDKAKKDFLVIHSEIDERQAWLFMKNIKETGNKNNIMPPVTGELLCHIPGGEGTLGSVGAWYDKYRCILVFVTNEFQTDYYKKYHSESVIVWGLDVGGDKLYRVVPVWVDPSRKTCTIPFLKPIGGGIPYPRKMTSSSEEHVLTTLQYFRDKFP from the exons ATGCCGAAAGATAACAAAGACGATCTATGTTTGGAAGACGTTCGAACAGATGGAAGTTACTGTAACATGCTAGTTGAACTTGTGTTTGACATTCTATCTGAGCGACTTTGGACATCACCATTTACAAATTACCACgtctttg GACAAAGTGTCATGATGCCGATGGAAGACAGATCTACAACTCAACAATATCGATTGATTGATACTACCTGTACAGGTGAACATATTACTTCTGAAAAGCAAACTATCCGCACGATTGATGCTACCTGTACAGGTGAACATGTTACTTCTGAAAAGCAAACTATCCGCACGATTGATGCTACCTGTACAGGTGAACATATTTCTGCTGATCAGCAAACTGTCCGCTCGATTGATACTATCTGCACAGGTGAACACATGACCGCTGATCAGCCAACTGTCCGCACGAATGACAGTACAACGAGCAACGAAG ACACATCGTTAACAATTGAGCGACTCGAATCCAGGGTTGAAGAAGACGCACAACCATCCTATCAAGACTATTCGGATATAAATGGGCCAGACAGCAACGATAATTGTGTGACAATTTATAATAGACGTATTAATCACGAATTGAATAAGGCTGTAGATAAGGCTGTAGATTGTATTGATCAGAGAGCAGAAGGTGCGCTTTTATCAATTTCTCGGGAAGGAAGGGAAgttcttaaaaacaaacaaagtaGTGTCATTTTAAAAGACTCAGATAAAG CCAAAAAGGACTTTCTTGTAATTCATTCAGAAATTGATGAGCGACAAGCGTGGCTGTTTATGAAAAACATAAAAGAAACAggtaataaaaacaacattatgcCACCTGTGACGGGTGAATTGCTTTGTCATATTCCTGGTGGAGAAGGTACTTTGGGCAGCGTAGGTGCATGGTATGACAAATATAGGTGTATCCTTGTATTTGTAACAAACGAATTTCAGACTGATTATTACAAAAAGTATCATAGCGAATCTGTGATCGTATGGGGTCTAGACGTTGGAGGAGACAAACTCTATAGAGTGGTGCCGGTGTGGGTGGATCCCTCGAGGAAAACATGCACGATACCGTTCCTAAAACCAATCGGAGGAGGGATCCCCTACCCTAGGAAAATGACAAGTTCTTCCGAAGAACATGTGCTGACAACCCTTCAGTACTTTCGGGATAAATTTCCGTAA